A genomic segment from Glycine max cultivar Williams 82 chromosome 1, Glycine_max_v4.0, whole genome shotgun sequence encodes:
- the LOC102668205 gene encoding uncharacterized protein, which produces MDSIPCLQGLNSQSQVPSSWSSLSCPSEPPDIGNWFSSYEYRSPGPDSNFSVEDSAFSEEETQRDGEEEEEENVRVQGEGVAGENVVQCIRTCVKEDNHSEDQCLNTNLEPFSSFSLLSEPPDIRNWFSSYVYESPESDTSSLFRDEVSEENECGKERFDFEVVKEDESRFENVHSKGRVDHNSSSNKNTKGDDSAEMKTNSTTVDTSHLEKILQPCLQDKTLQQHNLGPTKYKEALGLNHKSPGCDPEGHLMSLDTDRSVMKPPKLLQKNDTGESKTKGEIQHDKKLDLSARVAKNFSARSSTCTSNKENDGFVTTRRNSYTGGNDESSCKKAEKIILAGAVPLACEKQGVTKRKALTEATNVKQYNVMGITGKWQCPQKRKPDVGPAMKQLRLDRWVRRV; this is translated from the exons ATGGATTCGATCCCATGCCTTCAGGGCCTCAATTCCCAATCCCAG gttCCCAGTTCGTGGTCCTCGCTTTCGTGCCCTTCTG AGCCTCCGGATATTGGGAATTGGTTCTCAAGCTATGAATATCGATCACCCGGTCCGGATTCGAATTTTAGTGTCGAAGATTCTGCTTTCAGCGAAGAAGAAACCCAGAGAGacggtgaagaagaagaagaagaaaatgttagGGTTCAAGGTGAAGGGGTTGCTGGGGAGAATGTAGTACAATGTATCAGAACTTGTGTTAAAGAGGATAATCATAGCGAAGATCAGTGCTTGAACACG AATCTGGAGCCTTTCAGCTCGTTCTCACTCCTTTCTG AGCCTCCAGACATCAGAAACTGGTTCTCGAGCTATGTTTACGAGTCACCCGAGTCTGATACAAGTAGTCTTTTTAGAGATGAAGTTTCTGAAGAGAATGAGTGTGGGAAGGAGAGGTTTGATTTTGAAGTAGTAAAAGAAGATGAAAGCCGGTTTGAGAATGTCCACTCTAAAGGGCGTGTGGACCACAATAGCTCTTCTAATAAAAACACAAAG GGTGATGATAGTGCAGAAATGAAGACAAATTCAACTACTGTTGATACTTCTCATCTGGAAAAGATTTTGCAGCCATGCCTGCAAGATAAGACACTGCAACAACATAATCTTGGTCCAACGAAGTACAAGGAGGCATTGGGCCTTAATCACAAAAGTCCTGGTTGTGATCCAGAAGGACATCTGATGTCCCTGGATACTGATAGAAGTGTAATGAAACCTCCAAAGCTGCTACAAAAGAATGATACTGGAGAATCAAAAACAAAAGGTGAAATCCAACATGACAAGAAGCTTGACTTGAGTGCAAGGGTAGCAAAAAACTTTTCAGCAAGAAGTTCAACTTGTACCAGCAATAAAGAAAACGATGGTTTTGTGACGACAAGGAGGAACAGCTACACTGGAGGAAATGATGAAAGTTCTTGTAAGAAAGCAGAAAAGATAATATTAGCAGGAGCAGTTCCATTGGCATGTGAAAAGCAAGGTGTTACAAAGAGAAAGGCATTAACAGAAGCAACAAATGTTAAACAATATAATGTCATGGGGATAACAGGGAAATGGCAATGCCCACAGAAACGTAAACCTGATGTTGGACCTGCTATGAAACAACTTAGGCTCGATCGCTGGGTTCGTAGAGTTTGA
- the LOC100527755 gene encoding putative ubiquitin carboxyl-terminal hydrolase has protein sequence MASAKRWLPLEANPDVMNQFLWGLGLREDEAECCDVYGLDEELLEMVPKPVLAVLFLYPITTQSEEERLQQENEKKEYNSRVYFMKQTVGNACGTIGLLHALGNLTSEVKLVEGSFFDNFFKSTASLDPLQRATFLENDKEMEVAHLVAATAGDTEASDNATAHFICFACVDDELYELDGRKSVPISHGPSSPSTLLRDAAKAIQSMIQKNPDSFNFNVIALCKKSG, from the exons ATGGCTTCAGCTAAAAGGTGGCTTCCGCTCGAAGCTAATCCTGACGTCATGAATCAG TTCCTTTGGGGGCTTGGACTTCGAGAGGATGAGGCAGAATGCTGTGACGTTTATGGCTTAGATGAAGAGCTTCTGGAAATGGTTCCAAAGCCCGTTCTTGCCGTGCTTTTTCTTTATCCCATAACCACCCag AGTGAAGAAGAGAGGTTGCAgcaggaaaatgaaaaaaag GAATATAACAGTAGAGTCTATTTTATGAAGCAAACTGTGGGTAATGCTTGTGGGACAATTGGGCTGCTTCATGCTCTTGGTAACTTGACTTCTGAAGTCAAGCTCG TTGAGGGGTCGTTCtttgataacttttttaaatCTACTGCAAGCTTGGATCCATTGCAG CGTGCAACATTTCTTGAGAATGACAAAGAAATGGAAGTGGCTCATTTGGTGGCAGCAACTGCTGGTGATACAGAG GCATCAGACAATGCAACTGCACATTTCATATGCTTTGCTTGTGTGGATG ATGAACTTTATGAGCTTGATGGAAGAAAGTCAGTGCCAATATCTCACGGTCCATCATCACCAAGTACTTTGTTAAGG GATGCAGCTAAAGCAATACAGAGCATGATCCAGAAAAATCCAGACTCCTTCAACTTCAATGTCATTGCCTTGTGTAAGAAATCCGGGTAG